Proteins encoded by one window of Rutidosis leptorrhynchoides isolate AG116_Rl617_1_P2 chromosome 7, CSIRO_AGI_Rlap_v1, whole genome shotgun sequence:
- the LOC139858900 gene encoding small ribosomal subunit protein eS8-like produces MAKDSHLYVRYELGRQPVNTKTSSNKKREKYGIDDVEGVPEDAKKSNQVARKIEKRQEDRKLDPHVEEQFSGGRLLAAISSRPGQCGRADCFVDMRYILEAKELEFYMKKL; encoded by the exons ATGGCCAAGGATTCACACCTCTATGTCAG GTACGAGCTCGGCAGGCAGCCAGTAAACACTAAGACTTCTAGCAACAAGAAGAGGGAGAAGTATGGTATtgat GATGTAGAGGGTGTACCAGAGGACGCTAAGAAGAGTAATCAAGTTGCGAGGAAAATAGAAAAGCGTCAAGAGGACCGTAAACTTGACCCACATGTTGAGGAACAATTTTCTGGTGGGCGGCTTTTAGCGGCAATCTCATCACGTCCTGGCCAATGTGGTCGTGCTGATTG CTTTGTAGATATGCG ATACATATTGGAAGCTAAAGAACTTGAATTCTACATGAAGAAGCTCTAG
- the LOC139858901 gene encoding plastid division protein PDV2-like: MDEEGLAMVLSRASVLRSKMTDFIENSSYRNLPTQTPAGTANPEYEDDEEITESLIAIRYSLQNFEADLSYLLGFEERQLEEKEILIGKVDYSLKRLLEKIKEYEGIDLEIIHEANAFASSTEMNIDDLLSQNDHPNGYPEGSVVESKSRIPFKGLGKVIGALAKTVFTCVGFIAVTHFSGFEFRCNKRGTEFNVLGMAQERENEETVVEGR; the protein is encoded by the exons ATGGATGAAGAAGGTCTTGCCATGGTACTTTCTCGAGCTTCGGTGCTCCGATCCAAAATGACCGATTTCATTGAAAATTCATCATATCGTAATTTACCTACACAAACCCCTGCTGGAACAGCAAATCCAgaatatgaagatgatgaagaaataactGAAAGCCTTATAGCTATTCGCTATTCACTCCAAAATTTCGAGGCTGATTTGTCTTATTTGCTG GGATTTGAAGAAAGACAGTTAGAGGAAAAGGAAATCCTTATTGGCAAGGTTGATTATAGTCTCAAAAGGTTACTAGAAAAGATAAAAGAATACGAAGGTATAGATTTGGAGATCATACATGAAGCTAATGCTTTTGCTAGCTCAACAGAGATGAATATCGATGATCTTCTCTCTCAAAATGACCATCCAAACGGTTATCCAGAGGGTAGTGTTGTTGAATCGAAGTCCAGAATCCCATTTAAAGGTTTGGGAAAAGTAATTGGTGCACTTGCGAAGACAGTTTTTACTTGTGTTGGATTTATAGCTGTCACGCACTTCTCTGGTTTTGAATTCAGATGCAATAAAAGAGGGACTGAATTTAATGTTTTGGGTATGGCTCAAGAACGAGAGAATGAAGAAACGGTGGTCGAGGGAAGGTAA